DNA from Cystobacter fuscus DSM 2262:
GTGCGTCTTGCGATTCATTCAATAGCAAAAGGGACGCATCCAGCAGAATCCGTCTGAAACCGTCCCAGTCCGCATCGTGCGCGCGGCGGAAACCGACTGTCAGTGTCGGGGTGAAATGGAACGCGGACTTGATAGCCGATTCAGTCCCACTCTCAGCGGCGTGGATTGAAACTGTTGCATCGAACAAAGAGGACTGGTCTTCAGTCCAAGCCAACCCCTCGATCCGCTCAGCCATCTTCTCCATGGATTGCATTGGCTTCATGCAAGTGGATAGAAAAAGGTCGTAGTCCAGTGCCATGTCGGCTGCCTCTCAGCGGGCTATCAGGGAAGTACTCCTCTACATGACGACCCACGGCACCCTCTCAAGGACCGTGCGCAGTTCCTCCTGCGTCGTGTCGAACTGCGCCGCTTTCGAGGGAGCATGGTCTGTTAGAGCCACAATGCTTGTGTCTTGTCTTTTCAGGCCCTCGATCACCACCCGCCCGTACGTGCCAGGCCACTCCACGCAGGCCAGTTCCTCTGCACGGCGGACCGGATCCAGGATGGTGAAGCACGGCCAGCGTGGCAGTCGAATCGTGCTCATGTCGCAGTTGTAGAATCGGCAGGCGTCGAGCCGCGCCTCCGTGAAGTCGCAGTCAGCAATCCCGCCGAGCCGCCACTTATCGAGATCGTCCTCGCGAAAACCGAAGTCGTTACCGGAAAACCGGCCTTTGAAGCGGCACCCCCTGAAATTCATCCGACTCCAGCGCTTGTTCTTCAACTCACCTTTCGCCTGGATGGTGCAATCGATGAATTGCCCCGACATCATGGTGAGCGAGCGCGAGGCCACGCTATTGATGGCCATGGGCGCCTGCGGGGACGTGAGGACGACGAGAGCGCGGCTCTCCTCCACCATCACCTCCACCGCGGCCACCTGCTCCATGGCCACCGCCACGGAGCCCTCCATGCCCTGGGCCGCCCACTGCGCTTGGACCTGGTTGAATTTCGGTAGCGAGCGCACATGCGCGGCCACCTCGCCGAGCGTCCGCCCGCTGAGGGTGGCCACCGCGAGGATGAGGGCCCGGGCCGCGTCCGTCCCAATCGCCCGGCCGAAGGCTTCGCCCGCCTCGCGCAGCTCCTCGAACGTGGTGGCCTCGTGGGCCCGGTGAGCCATGCGGGCCCACCCGTCCATGAGGCCCCACATGGCATCCAGACCCAACCAGGCCAGAAGCACGACGGACACCGCGGCAGCCGCCGCTTTCGTGCTCGGCTCGGGAAGTAGCCAGAGCGCCAGGTACAGGCCGGCGGCCCACACCAGTGACGAGACAATCGCCTTCGGGCTCAGCTCCCGCCCCAGGGCGGCTTGCGTTTCGTCGAGCACCGAGCCAAAGGCCAGGGCGAGCGCCAGGGTGCGCCTATCGTCCGTGCGCAGGTAGGGCCCATCCGTGAAGAGGCCCAGGCAGTCCCCTCCGCCGCGCCGCTCGCACCACCGCAGGTACTTCTCCTTCAGCGCCGCCTCGGCCTCGGGCACGAGCGAGCCCTTGTCGTTGAGGGGCACCAGCGTGAGCACCTTGTCGCGGTACACCTCGGCGAGCAGTTCCTCCTCCGGCATGGTCTGGAGGAGCCCCTGGGCTATTTCCTGGGCCGTGCCCTTCACCTGGAAGCGGTGGCCGAGCACCTGCACCGCGCGCTGGTACTCGGCCGCCGTGAGGGCCACCACGCGGGTGTTGCCACGCGCCTGGGACTGTCCGCGAACACAACCACCACGGGCTCAAGCTGGCGCGGAGCCGCGCGGGCTTCCTTCTCCGATGGAGGCCGTCAGCGGCTCCTCCCGCCGACTTGGCCTCTCATGGGTACCTGCGTCGCGCATGCCGAGTGGAGAAACAGGACGATGAGCCCGAAGGCCCTCGCGGGTGCCCAGTACGGCAGGTTTCTCTTCACCTCTCTCCTGAGCCCACTCCGCTTGTTGTGCATGCGCTACCCCCCCTCCCTGGGGTAGGGAGCAGGGCAGAGGCTTTCACAGGGTGGCTCTGAAAGGCAGGAGGGAACGTGTTGACGACCCCCGCGAAACCTCCCCTGCGTGGCCTAGGCGATTCCCCAACGCACCCGGCCGGGCGTCAGCAGCGCTCCCGCGCGCGCCAGGTCGTTCATCCGAAAGCGCTCCGCCCGCTTCTCGAAGGCCGTGCGGCACCGCTCCGAGCAGAAGAAATACCGCCGCTTCTTGTACTCCGTGGACGGGCGGCCCTCGGGCGCTTCCAGGTGCTTGCCGCACACCGGGTCCAACTGCTGCTTCTGCGTGCTCTTCATCTCCCGCCTCCCCACCCCATCGGTCTGACGCGCCGTTACAAAAGCAGCAGCCGTGCCAGGGCTGGAGTTCAGTGGATTCGCGGGTTTACACGTGAGTCAAACGGGAAGGGGACGGTAGATCCCTCCACGGGAGGGAAAAGTTTTCCCTGGATGCGGCGGTGGGATGGCCCGCCCGGTTGGCGCTGCGAGGGGCGAGCGGACGAGCGCCCGTCCCCCGTCAGAAGCCGATGCCGGCGCTCAGGCCCGCGGAGGTGTCGTCCTGGTAGCCGCGCCGGAAGCGCATCAGCTCCAGGCGCCAGGTGAGCCGCAGATTCGACGTCGCGGACAGCTTGGTGCGGCCCCGGAGGCCCACGCCGTACTGGATGAGGGGCTTGACGCCCTCCACCGGCGTCAGCTTGCCGCCCACCTCCACGCGCGACAGCTCGTAGACGATGCCACCGCCCACCTGCGCGTAGACGCCGTAGTCCGAGCCCTCGCCGAAGGTCAGCTCGTACGCTGGGGCGAGTGAGACGTAGTGCCGCTGCACGTCCCCGACGATGAGCGCGGTGCCCTCGCGCTGGCCGACGAAGCCGTAGCGCGCGTCCAGCCAGAGCGCCTCGCGCAGGGGCTCGGAGTTGAGCAGCCGCCCGTACTCCCAGGTGAAGCGGCCGCCGAAGGCGGGCTGCGGATCCCCGAACAACTGTCCGCGCGGGCTGCTCAGCAGCATCACCCCGCCGAGCACCTCGAAGGCGATGCCCGTGTTGGGGTCATCCATGCGCGACAGCCGCTCGAAGTCCTTCTCCTCCTCCTCGCCGCGCTCGGCCCGGCGGAAGTCGTCCGGATCCTTGTACTCCGAGTCCCGGGCGGAACGTCGCCGGGGCCGCGAGGACTCGGGTCGGTCCTCGTCGTCGGGGTAGGCGTAGGGCGTGTCCTCGGGGGGCGCGCGGCCCGTCCGGGAGGGCTCCTCCTCCTCGTCCGGGTAGCGGTAGGGCTCATCCGGGCCCTGGGCGAGCGCGGGCGGGGCGAGCGCGAGACAGCCCAGGAGGGAAAACAGCGGCCAGGCGGGGGGGGCGCGGGT
Protein-coding regions in this window:
- a CDS encoding SitI3 family protein is translated as MALDYDLFLSTCMKPMQSMEKMAERIEGLAWTEDQSSLFDATVSIHAAESGTESAIKSAFHFTPTLTVGFRRAHDADWDGFRRILLDASLLLLNESQDALLLFNGERIEFQRLDGQLVFNSESGYWRDKDWLKSRLEIPFECRPLPSPLLSF
- the sitA5 gene encoding SitA5 family polymorphic toxin, translating into MVALTAAEYQRAVQVLGHRFQVKGTAQEIAQGLLQTMPEEELLAEVYRDKVLTLVPLNDKGSLVPEAEAALKEKYLRWCERRGGGDCLGLFTDGPYLRTDDRRTLALALAFGSVLDETQAALGRELSPKAIVSSLVWAAGLYLALWLLPEPSTKAAAAAVSVVLLAWLGLDAMWGLMDGWARMAHRAHEATTFEELREAGEAFGRAIGTDAARALILAVATLSGRTLGEVAAHVRSLPKFNQVQAQWAAQGMEGSVAVAMEQVAAVEVMVEESRALVVLTSPQAPMAINSVASRSLTMMSGQFIDCTIQAKGELKNKRWSRMNFRGCRFKGRFSGNDFGFREDDLDKWRLGGIADCDFTEARLDACRFYNCDMSTIRLPRWPCFTILDPVRRAEELACVEWPGTYGRVVIEGLKRQDTSIVALTDHAPSKAAQFDTTQEELRTVLERVPWVVM
- a CDS encoding YHS domain-containing protein, whose translation is MKSTQKQQLDPVCGKHLEAPEGRPSTEYKKRRYFFCSERCRTAFEKRAERFRMNDLARAGALLTPGRVRWGIA